The proteins below come from a single Parageobacillus thermoglucosidasius genomic window:
- the narJ gene encoding nitrate reductase molybdenum cofactor assembly chaperone, with protein MNSEQMKTVFLCTSYLLSYPDDEWADLLNDCLEMINTVQNEAIIDKITAFIHEIQAIPARQRMEQYVETFDFGKKTNLYVTYMNTGEQRERGMELLQLKQRYKAAGFDATDQELPDYLPLMLEFAAYAEQQHVIPLFETYADNIAEIRTHLAASGSPYTAIFDAIFQVLEELGVMPIAKGSV; from the coding sequence ATGAATAGCGAACAAATGAAAACCGTATTTTTATGTACATCCTATTTATTATCATATCCCGATGATGAATGGGCTGACTTGTTGAACGACTGCTTGGAAATGATCAACACAGTACAAAATGAGGCGATTATCGATAAAATCACCGCTTTTATCCATGAAATCCAGGCCATCCCTGCCCGACAGCGCATGGAACAATATGTCGAAACGTTCGATTTCGGCAAAAAAACCAATTTGTACGTTACTTACATGAATACTGGTGAACAGCGTGAGCGGGGAATGGAACTTTTGCAGCTGAAACAGCGCTATAAAGCGGCTGGATTTGATGCAACCGATCAGGAACTCCCAGATTATTTGCCGCTTATGCTTGAGTTTGCCGCCTATGCGGAACAACAACATGTTATCCCGCTCTTTGAAACATACGCGGACAATATCGCTGAAATCCGAACACATCTTGCTGCCAGCGGAAGTCCTTACACCGCCATTTTCGACGCTATTTTTCAAGTACTCGAAGAACTCGGCGTTATGCCGATCGCGAAAGGAAGTGTGTAA
- a CDS encoding metal-dependent hydrolase encodes MRYHSHIVTSLLLGATAAAQTPLSFTVSYTAGIVVGSLIPDIDEPTSYIGRRSFGVSNKVKEAFGHRGMTHSLVMWGIIALVISWESSSLFAVGFALGYLFHILEDFFSVQGVPLFWPFISKRFKIPLYRTGNIVEKALFYAALVLLIYLGIKEQLFSEWWRSLALFW; translated from the coding sequence TTGCGATACCATAGTCATATTGTTACGTCATTGCTATTAGGAGCAACAGCAGCGGCACAAACACCGCTTTCTTTTACGGTAAGCTATACGGCGGGAATTGTCGTCGGCAGTTTGATTCCGGATATTGACGAGCCGACATCGTACATCGGGCGGCGTTCGTTTGGCGTATCGAATAAAGTAAAAGAAGCGTTCGGCCATCGCGGCATGACTCATTCGCTTGTTATGTGGGGGATTATTGCTCTTGTCATTTCTTGGGAGTCCTCTTCGTTATTTGCGGTTGGCTTTGCGCTTGGTTATTTGTTTCATATTCTCGAAGACTTTTTTTCTGTCCAAGGTGTGCCTCTCTTTTGGCCGTTCATTTCAAAGAGGTTTAAAATTCCGCTTTATCGCACAGGCAATATCGTGGAAAAAGCGCTGTTTTACGCGGCATTGGTTTTGCTTATCTATCTCGGCATTAAAGAACAGCTGTTTTCCGAATGGTGGCGTTCGCTTGCTTTGTTTTGGTGA
- a CDS encoding nitrate reductase subunit alpha: MKRKRSPLLNRFKYIKPIERHANDHSEVTYGDRDWENVYRRRWQHDKVVRSTHGVNCTGSCSWNIFVKDGIVTWEGQQIDYPSTGPDMPDFEPRGCPRGASFSWYIYSPLRVKYPYVRGVLMDMWREALKEHKNPLDAWKSIVENPEKAKQYKQARGKGGFVRVSWDEALTLVATSLLYTVIKYGPDRNVGFSPIPAMSMVSHAAGSRFMQLIGGPMLSFYDWYADLPPASPQIWGDQTDVPESSDWYNSGYIITWGSNVPLTRTPDAHFLAEARYLGAKVVSVSPDYAESTKFADDWLSVKQGTDGALAMAMGHVILKEYYVDQQIPYFQQYAKTYTDFPFVVTLKKDGDKWVAGRFLQAKDLGRNVTNAEWKPIVYDDSTNSFVIPNGTIGSRWDGQGKWNLHMVDEETEQPIEPRLSFLGIENELITIHIPYFSDEGSKTIERVVPAKKVQTADGETYVTTVYDLVLANYGIDRGIGGNVARTYDDLVPFTPAWQEAITGVKRELVIKIAREFAQNAIDTNGRSMIIVGAGINHWFNSDTIYRAVLNLVLFVGAQGVNGGGWAHYVGQEKLRPAEGWQIIMTARDWTAPPKLQNGTSFFYFATDQWRYEETPVDELVSPLVKKARYSHYADYNVLAVRLGWLPSYPTFNKNGIDLYKEATANGATTPEQIGNYVAEQLKTKQLQFAIEDPDNEANFPRNLIVWRANLISSSGKGHEYFLKHLLGTTHGLLNDDKDSLRPQEIKWRNKAPEGKLDLLVNLDFRMAGTALYSDVVLPAATWYEKHDLSSTDMHPFIHPFNPAISSPWEARSDWDIFKSLAKAVSDVAKQIGMKPIKEVVATPLMHDTAQELAQPFGKVRDWSKGECEPIPGKTMPNIHVVERDYTLIYEKMIALGPNVAKQPIGIKGIAWSAQDEYEKLKKTLGTIKRPSSAAGCPDISDAKKVAEAILTLSSTTNGKVAMKAWKTLEKKTNLSLVDLAKEREEECFTFEQITAQPKTVITSPAFSGSEKGGRRYSPFTTNVERLIPWRTLTGRQSFYLDHELMHEFGEALATFKPILQHRPFSKKRPEAKGKEIVLNYLTPHNKWSIHSMYFDALPMLTLFRGGPTVWINKDDAEEAGIRDNDWIECFNRNGVVVARAVVSHRLPRGMAFMHHAQDRHINVPGTKLTNNRGGTHNSPTRIHVKPTHMIGGYAQLSYGFNYYGPTGNQRDLYVIIRKLEEVDWLED, translated from the coding sequence ATGAAACGGAAACGATCTCCATTATTAAACCGTTTCAAATATATAAAACCAATTGAACGGCATGCCAATGATCATAGTGAAGTGACATATGGCGACCGCGATTGGGAAAATGTTTACCGCCGCCGCTGGCAGCACGATAAAGTCGTTCGTTCGACCCATGGAGTTAACTGCACTGGTTCGTGCAGCTGGAACATCTTCGTCAAAGACGGCATTGTCACATGGGAAGGACAACAAATCGATTATCCGTCGACCGGACCGGATATGCCAGATTTTGAACCGCGCGGCTGCCCCCGCGGCGCAAGTTTTTCATGGTACATTTACAGCCCGCTCCGCGTTAAATATCCATACGTGCGCGGCGTCTTGATGGATATGTGGCGGGAAGCGTTAAAAGAACATAAAAATCCGCTTGACGCTTGGAAAAGCATCGTCGAAAATCCGGAAAAAGCAAAACAGTATAAACAAGCGCGCGGAAAAGGCGGATTTGTCCGCGTCAGCTGGGATGAAGCGTTAACGCTAGTCGCTACCTCCTTATTATATACCGTCATCAAATACGGCCCGGATCGCAATGTCGGCTTTTCGCCAATTCCCGCGATGTCAATGGTCAGCCATGCAGCTGGTTCGCGCTTTATGCAGCTCATAGGCGGACCGATGCTCAGCTTTTACGACTGGTATGCGGACTTACCGCCGGCATCGCCGCAAATTTGGGGCGATCAAACCGACGTTCCCGAATCGAGCGACTGGTATAACTCCGGCTACATTATTACATGGGGCTCGAACGTGCCGCTCACAAGGACACCGGACGCCCACTTTTTAGCAGAAGCCCGTTACCTTGGCGCAAAAGTTGTTTCCGTCAGTCCGGATTATGCCGAATCCACAAAATTTGCCGACGATTGGCTCAGCGTCAAACAAGGAACCGACGGCGCACTCGCGATGGCAATGGGGCATGTCATTTTAAAAGAATATTACGTCGATCAGCAAATTCCTTACTTTCAGCAATACGCGAAAACATATACCGATTTTCCGTTCGTCGTCACCTTAAAAAAAGATGGCGACAAATGGGTGGCCGGCCGCTTCTTGCAAGCAAAAGATCTCGGCCGCAACGTCACCAACGCCGAATGGAAACCGATCGTTTACGATGACAGCACAAACTCGTTTGTGATCCCAAACGGAACGATCGGCTCACGCTGGGACGGCCAAGGAAAATGGAATTTGCATATGGTCGATGAGGAAACAGAACAGCCGATTGAACCACGTCTGTCTTTTTTAGGCATCGAAAATGAGCTTATCACGATTCATATTCCTTACTTCTCCGATGAAGGAAGCAAAACGATCGAACGCGTTGTCCCGGCAAAAAAAGTGCAAACTGCAGACGGCGAAACATATGTCACAACCGTTTATGATCTCGTTCTTGCCAATTATGGCATTGACCGCGGCATTGGCGGAAACGTTGCCCGAACATATGACGACCTTGTTCCGTTTACGCCGGCGTGGCAAGAAGCGATTACAGGAGTGAAACGGGAGCTTGTCATAAAAATCGCGCGCGAGTTTGCGCAAAACGCGATCGACACGAATGGACGCTCGATGATTATTGTCGGCGCTGGCATTAACCATTGGTTTAACTCCGATACGATTTACCGCGCCGTATTAAACCTCGTCTTGTTCGTCGGCGCGCAAGGCGTCAATGGCGGCGGCTGGGCGCACTATGTCGGGCAAGAAAAACTTCGTCCGGCAGAAGGATGGCAAATAATTATGACAGCACGTGATTGGACAGCGCCGCCGAAATTGCAAAACGGTACATCGTTCTTCTACTTTGCAACCGATCAATGGCGCTACGAAGAAACGCCGGTCGATGAACTTGTATCACCGCTTGTGAAAAAAGCGCGCTATTCGCATTACGCGGATTATAACGTGCTCGCTGTTCGGCTTGGCTGGCTTCCGTCTTACCCGACGTTTAACAAAAACGGCATTGATCTTTACAAAGAAGCTACTGCCAATGGCGCAACAACTCCGGAACAAATCGGAAATTACGTGGCCGAACAGCTCAAAACGAAGCAATTGCAATTTGCGATCGAAGACCCGGACAACGAAGCCAACTTTCCAAGAAACTTAATCGTCTGGCGCGCAAATTTAATTTCGAGCTCCGGCAAAGGCCATGAATATTTCTTAAAACACTTGCTTGGCACTACGCACGGTTTGTTAAACGACGATAAAGACAGTCTGCGTCCGCAAGAAATCAAATGGCGGAACAAGGCGCCGGAAGGAAAACTGGACTTGTTAGTGAACCTTGATTTCCGCATGGCGGGGACAGCACTTTACTCTGATGTCGTTCTTCCGGCGGCGACATGGTATGAAAAACATGATTTAAGCAGCACGGATATGCATCCGTTCATTCATCCGTTCAATCCGGCGATTTCCTCCCCTTGGGAGGCCCGCTCGGACTGGGACATTTTCAAATCATTAGCAAAAGCGGTCTCCGATGTCGCCAAACAAATCGGCATGAAGCCGATCAAAGAAGTCGTCGCCACCCCGCTTATGCATGATACAGCACAAGAACTGGCGCAGCCGTTCGGCAAAGTCCGTGACTGGAGCAAAGGCGAGTGCGAACCGATTCCGGGAAAAACGATGCCAAACATTCATGTTGTTGAGCGCGATTATACGCTTATTTACGAGAAAATGATCGCACTTGGACCAAACGTGGCCAAACAGCCGATAGGCATAAAAGGCATCGCCTGGTCAGCCCAAGACGAATACGAAAAATTGAAAAAAACGTTGGGAACCATTAAGCGTCCGTCGAGCGCTGCTGGCTGCCCGGACATCAGCGATGCGAAAAAAGTGGCGGAAGCCATTCTCACGTTGTCTTCGACGACGAATGGAAAAGTGGCGATGAAAGCGTGGAAAACGCTCGAGAAAAAGACAAATTTATCGCTTGTCGATTTGGCGAAAGAACGCGAAGAAGAATGTTTTACATTTGAACAAATAACAGCGCAGCCGAAAACAGTGATCACCTCGCCGGCATTTAGCGGTTCAGAAAAAGGAGGACGGCGCTATTCTCCGTTTACAACGAATGTCGAGCGGCTCATTCCGTGGCGTACATTGACAGGGCGGCAGTCATTCTATCTCGACCATGAGCTTATGCATGAATTTGGCGAAGCGCTGGCTACCTTTAAGCCGATATTGCAGCATCGCCCGTTCTCGAAAAAGCGTCCGGAAGCAAAAGGAAAAGAAATCGTTTTGAACTATTTAACGCCGCATAACAAATGGTCGATTCACAGCATGTATTTTGATGCGCTACCAATGCTCACTCTTTTCCGCGGCGGCCCGACCGTTTGGATCAACAAAGATGACGCCGAAGAAGCTGGCATTCGCGATAATGACTGGATTGAATGTTTCAACCGAAACGGCGTCGTCGTTGCCCGCGCTGTCGTTTCCCACCGCCTGCCGCGCGGCATGGCGTTTATGCACCATGCCCAAGACCGGCATATTAACGTTCCGGGCACGAAACTGACAAACAACCGCGGCGGCACGCACAATAGCCCGACGCGCATCCATGTGAAGCCGACACATATGATCGGCGGGTATGCGCAGTTAAGCTACGGTTTTAACTATTACGGCCCAACAGGAAACCAACGCGACTTGTACGTCATTATCCGCAAATTAGAGGAGGTCGATTGGCTTGAAGATTAA
- the narH gene encoding nitrate reductase subunit beta, translating into MKIKAQVGMVMNLDKCIGCHTCSVTCKNTWTNRPGAEYMYFNNVETKPGIGYPKQWEDQEKYKGGWELKNGDLQLKSGSKAMRLINLFYNPYQPTIDDYYEPWNYDYETLTNSPQKRHQPVARPKSAITGEFMELSWGPNWEDDLAGAHITGLKDPNVVKMEQSIRTEFENVFMMYLPRICEHCLNPSCVSSCPSGAMYKRDEDGIVLVDQNACRAWRYCVTSCPYKKVYFNWQTNKAEKCTLCFPRIEAGMPTICAETCVGRIRYIGVMLYDADKVKEAASVEEEKALYHAQLGIFLDPHDPEVIAKAKEEGIPDEWIEAAQRSPIYKMIVDWKIALPLHPEYRTLPMVWYIPPLSPIMNLFEGKGSKANAEDIFPAIDEMRIPIEYLANLLTAGDETHIRITLKKMAAMRSYMRAKQTNKQPDVRMIKELGLSEQDIEDMYRLLAIAKYHERFVIPSSHREEVAELYAEQGSCGLSFAGGPGACGTLS; encoded by the coding sequence TTGAAGATTAAAGCGCAAGTCGGCATGGTGATGAACTTGGACAAATGCATTGGCTGCCATACATGCAGCGTCACTTGCAAAAACACGTGGACAAACCGCCCCGGCGCAGAATATATGTACTTCAACAATGTGGAAACAAAACCGGGAATCGGTTATCCGAAACAATGGGAAGACCAAGAAAAATATAAAGGCGGCTGGGAGCTTAAAAACGGCGATCTTCAGCTCAAATCCGGCTCGAAAGCGATGCGCCTTATCAACTTGTTTTACAACCCGTACCAGCCAACGATTGACGATTATTATGAACCGTGGAATTACGATTACGAAACATTGACAAACAGCCCGCAAAAACGCCATCAGCCGGTCGCCCGCCCGAAATCAGCGATTACCGGCGAATTCATGGAACTGTCATGGGGACCGAACTGGGAAGACGATCTTGCCGGCGCCCATATTACCGGACTTAAAGACCCAAACGTCGTCAAAATGGAACAATCCATCCGAACGGAGTTCGAAAACGTCTTTATGATGTATTTGCCGCGTATTTGCGAGCATTGCCTCAATCCGTCATGCGTCTCAAGCTGCCCGTCGGGAGCGATGTACAAACGCGACGAGGACGGCATCGTCCTCGTCGACCAAAACGCCTGCCGCGCCTGGCGTTATTGTGTAACAAGCTGTCCGTATAAAAAAGTATATTTCAACTGGCAAACCAATAAAGCAGAAAAATGCACGCTCTGCTTCCCGCGCATTGAAGCGGGTATGCCGACGATTTGTGCGGAAACGTGCGTTGGCCGCATCCGCTATATCGGCGTCATGCTTTATGATGCCGACAAAGTGAAAGAAGCGGCGAGCGTGGAGGAGGAAAAAGCGCTGTACCACGCCCAGCTTGGCATTTTCCTCGACCCGCACGACCCAGAAGTAATCGCAAAAGCAAAAGAAGAAGGCATTCCGGATGAGTGGATAGAAGCGGCGCAGCGTTCCCCGATTTATAAAATGATTGTCGACTGGAAAATCGCGCTTCCGCTTCATCCAGAATACCGGACATTGCCAATGGTGTGGTATATTCCGCCATTAAGCCCGATCATGAATCTGTTTGAAGGAAAAGGAAGCAAAGCGAATGCGGAAGATATTTTCCCGGCGATTGATGAAATGCGCATCCCAATCGAATATTTGGCGAACTTGCTGACAGCCGGCGATGAGACCCATATCCGCATCACATTAAAAAAAATGGCAGCGATGCGCTCTTATATGCGCGCAAAACAAACGAACAAGCAGCCGGACGTCCGCATGATTAAAGAACTCGGGTTAAGCGAGCAAGACATCGAAGACATGTACCGCTTGCTCGCGATCGCCAAATATCATGAGCGTTTCGTCATTCCTTCTTCCCACCGCGAAGAAGTGGCGGAATTATACGCGGAACAAGGAAGCTGCGGCTTGTCATTTGCCGGCGGTCCCGGCGCCTGCGGCACGCTTTCTTAA
- the narI gene encoding respiratory nitrate reductase subunit gamma has protein sequence MLRPFLWVILPYISLTIFISGHIWRYQYDQFGWTSKSSEILEKKQLRLGSLLFHWGILFVFAGHVMGIFIPESVYATLGITEETYHLIALVGGIPAGLAALIGLLILIRRRATVKRVRATSSRGDWIALFFLAVVILTGLSATLFNIDSNGFDYRTTIGPWFRSVLAFRPNPAYMEQVPIIFQIHVIAALGIFAVWPFTRLVHIFSLPLRYFNRSYVVYRKHMPKQTDQPHDIY, from the coding sequence GTGCTCAGACCATTTCTTTGGGTAATTTTACCTTATATTTCCTTAACCATTTTTATCAGCGGACATATTTGGCGTTACCAATACGACCAATTTGGCTGGACCTCGAAATCAAGCGAAATATTGGAAAAGAAGCAATTGCGGCTTGGCAGCCTGCTGTTCCACTGGGGAATTTTGTTTGTGTTCGCCGGCCATGTCATGGGCATTTTCATTCCGGAATCGGTGTATGCAACGCTCGGCATAACAGAAGAAACATACCATCTCATCGCTCTTGTCGGCGGCATTCCGGCAGGCTTGGCCGCTCTTATTGGGCTTCTCATTTTGATCCGCCGGCGCGCGACCGTCAAGCGGGTGCGGGCAACAAGCAGCCGCGGTGACTGGATCGCTCTCTTCTTCCTTGCCGTTGTCATCCTAACCGGCCTTTCTGCAACGCTGTTCAATATTGATTCGAACGGCTTTGATTACCGGACGACAATCGGGCCATGGTTTCGCAGCGTCCTAGCGTTCCGGCCAAATCCGGCCTATATGGAGCAAGTCCCAATCATATTTCAAATTCATGTAATTGCGGCATTAGGCATTTTCGCTGTCTGGCCGTTTACCCGGTTAGTGCACATATTCAGCTTGCCGCTCCGCTATTTCAATCGAAGTTACGTCGTTTACCGCAAACATATGCCGAAACAGACAGACCAGCCGCATGATATTTATTGA